One genomic window of Providencia hangzhouensis includes the following:
- a CDS encoding transglycosylase SLT domain-containing protein, with the protein MLLLLAGCSSEPDRPVTKQRMLEPTGPIATQNTTFPRTPFDEFIRDSAVRYSVDEALIRAIIEVESNFRPEVVSKSNAIGLMQIKASTAGRDAYRYQGKPGEPSTRDLKDPQKNIDIGTAYIRILREQHLAGISHPQTLYYATVVAYVNGAGALLRTFDNDKGRAIAMINSLSPEEFYQHVQTKHPAPQAPRYLWKVKNAYNALAMSY; encoded by the coding sequence ATGCTACTGCTACTAGCAGGTTGTTCAAGCGAGCCAGATAGGCCTGTAACAAAACAGCGAATGTTAGAGCCTACAGGGCCAATAGCCACACAAAATACGACATTTCCAAGAACGCCTTTTGATGAATTTATTCGTGATTCTGCGGTTCGTTATAGTGTTGATGAAGCTTTAATTAGGGCTATTATTGAGGTCGAATCCAATTTTAGGCCTGAAGTTGTCAGTAAATCCAACGCAATAGGTTTGATGCAGATTAAAGCTTCGACAGCGGGGCGTGACGCATACCGTTACCAAGGGAAGCCAGGGGAGCCGAGTACTCGTGACCTAAAAGATCCACAAAAAAATATTGATATTGGCACAGCCTATATTCGTATTTTAAGGGAACAGCACCTTGCTGGAATAAGCCACCCTCAGACGTTATATTATGCAACTGTTGTCGCTTATGTGAACGGGGCTGGAGCGTTATTAAGAACATTTGATAATGATAAGGGTAGGGCGATTGCAATGATTAACAGCTTATCGCCGGAAGAATTTTATCAACATGTACAAACAAAACATCCTGCACCGCAAGCCCCACGCTATTTGTGGAAAGTTAAAAATGCTTACAATGCATTAGCTATGTCTTATTGA
- a CDS encoding metal ABC transporter substrate-binding protein, giving the protein MKKNVSRLSAPLLTSMFALVAVIFFSQPAFAKKFKVVTTFTIIQDIAQNVAGDAAIVESITKPGAEIHGYQPTPKDIMKAYDADLILWNGMNLEVWFQRFFENFKNVPAVVVTEGIEPMPIREGEYKDNPNPHAWMSPANAKIYIENIRQALVKYDPENAETYNANAKKYAQQIAELDAPLRERLNRIPENERWLVSSEGAFSYLTKDYGFKEVYLWPINAEEQGSPQQVKKVIDTVRKYKIPVVFSESTISDKPARQVSKETGAKYGGVLYVDSLSTADGPVPTYIDLLNTTVDTIAKGFSQ; this is encoded by the coding sequence ATGAAGAAGAACGTATCTCGATTATCTGCACCTTTACTAACCAGTATGTTTGCTTTGGTAGCAGTCATCTTTTTTAGCCAACCTGCTTTTGCTAAAAAGTTTAAAGTCGTAACCACTTTTACCATTATTCAAGATATCGCTCAAAATGTAGCTGGAGATGCAGCAATTGTCGAGTCTATAACGAAGCCTGGTGCGGAAATTCACGGTTATCAACCGACTCCTAAAGATATTATGAAAGCCTATGATGCAGATTTAATCTTATGGAATGGGATGAATTTGGAAGTTTGGTTCCAACGTTTCTTTGAAAATTTCAAAAATGTTCCTGCAGTCGTAGTCACTGAGGGTATTGAGCCAATGCCAATCCGTGAAGGTGAATATAAAGACAATCCAAACCCACATGCATGGATGTCTCCTGCCAATGCTAAAATTTATATTGAAAATATTCGTCAAGCTCTGGTCAAATATGATCCTGAAAATGCAGAAACATATAATGCCAATGCTAAAAAATATGCGCAGCAAATTGCTGAACTTGATGCCCCTTTACGTGAACGTTTAAATCGCATTCCAGAAAATGAACGTTGGTTAGTCTCAAGTGAAGGCGCATTTAGCTATTTAACAAAAGATTACGGCTTTAAAGAAGTGTACTTGTGGCCAATCAATGCAGAAGAGCAAGGCTCTCCTCAACAAGTGAAAAAAGTGATTGATACTGTCCGTAAATACAAAATCCCTGTGGTATTTAGTGAAAGTACAATTTCTGATAAACCTGCTCGCCAAGTCAGTAAAGAAACCGGGGCAAAATACGGTGGCGTGTTATATGTTGACTCATTATCAACTGCCGATGGCCCAGTACCAACATATATAGACCTTTTAAATACGACTGTAGACACGATAGCGAAAGGATTTTCACAGTAA
- a CDS encoding manganese/iron ABC transporter ATP-binding protein, with amino-acid sequence MNHSSQFEHPNLIVDDATVTYNNGHTAIYDASFTISGGSICALVGVNGSGKSTLFKTIMGLVTPSSGSVTLNDQPIKTALKENVIAYVPQTEEVDWNFPVLVSDVVMMGRYGKMGFFRIPKQADKDAVKMALERVDLAGLEHRQIGELSGGQKKRVFLARALAQEGKVLLLDEPFTGVDVKTENAIIDLLRSLRDEGHLILVSTHNLGSVPEFCDHVILINRTVLASGPTETTFTQRNLQQAFGGVLRHINLSGQELHDDDDPRSVTVITDDERAAVFYGHDHNAPVRKNQAKGSE; translated from the coding sequence ATGAATCACTCAAGTCAATTCGAACACCCGAATCTTATCGTCGATGATGCGACTGTGACATATAATAACGGTCACACCGCTATCTATGACGCAAGCTTTACTATCTCAGGTGGCTCTATTTGTGCCTTAGTTGGCGTAAATGGTAGTGGCAAGTCAACGTTATTTAAAACCATTATGGGGCTTGTCACCCCATCTTCTGGCAGTGTGACATTAAATGATCAGCCGATAAAAACCGCGCTTAAAGAAAATGTGATTGCATACGTCCCACAAACAGAAGAAGTTGACTGGAATTTCCCCGTTCTCGTTTCTGATGTCGTGATGATGGGCCGTTACGGCAAAATGGGTTTTTTCCGCATCCCTAAACAAGCCGATAAAGATGCGGTCAAAATGGCATTAGAACGGGTTGACCTTGCAGGGCTTGAACATCGCCAAATAGGCGAGCTTTCAGGTGGTCAGAAAAAACGGGTTTTTTTAGCGCGAGCGCTCGCACAAGAAGGTAAAGTTTTACTCCTTGATGAACCCTTTACTGGGGTTGATGTTAAAACTGAAAATGCCATTATTGACCTGCTGCGTAGTTTGCGTGACGAAGGCCATCTAATCCTCGTTTCAACTCATAACTTGGGTAGTGTGCCTGAGTTTTGCGACCACGTTATCTTAATCAATCGCACTGTTTTAGCGAGTGGACCTACAGAAACAACATTTACGCAACGAAACCTGCAGCAAGCTTTCGGCGGTGTATTGCGTCATATTAACCTGTCAGGTCAAGAGCTTCATGACGATGATGACCCTCGCTCTGTCACCGTCATTACCGATGATGAAAGAGCGGCTGTATTCTATGGTCATGACCATAATGCGCCCGTTCGAAAAAACCAAGCTAAGGGTTCCGAATGA
- a CDS encoding metal ABC transporter permease, whose translation MIEMLLQPFEYDFMIKAIWVSAIVGAVCAFLSAYLMLKGWSLMGDALSHSVVPGVAGAYALGLPYAAGAFFTGILAALAMTLIKHLTRLREDAVIGFIFSTFFAAGLLIVSLNPTSVNVQSIIFGNILGIADSDVLQVEIIIGVSFIVLLCLWKDLLAVFFDESHARSIGLNPLRLKIIFFTLLSACTVAALQTVGAILVIAMVVTPGATAYLLTDQFKRLLIISVTIGTVTSAVGAYISYFLNGATGGLIVTLQTIIFLLAFFFAPKHGIFASKRNAKKEVARLHQSHRQGASHE comes from the coding sequence ATGATTGAGATGTTATTACAGCCCTTTGAATATGATTTTATGATAAAAGCTATTTGGGTCAGCGCCATTGTTGGTGCTGTCTGTGCGTTTTTATCGGCGTATTTGATGTTGAAAGGCTGGTCATTAATGGGAGATGCGCTCTCCCACTCTGTTGTTCCTGGGGTGGCTGGTGCTTATGCTTTAGGTTTGCCCTATGCGGCTGGGGCCTTTTTTACTGGGATCCTCGCGGCACTGGCCATGACATTAATAAAGCATCTAACTCGTTTACGTGAAGATGCTGTCATTGGCTTTATTTTCTCTACTTTTTTCGCAGCAGGTTTGTTGATTGTTTCATTGAACCCAACATCTGTGAATGTACAAAGTATTATTTTTGGTAATATTTTAGGTATTGCGGATTCTGACGTATTACAAGTAGAAATTATTATTGGCGTTTCATTCATTGTACTGCTGTGCTTATGGAAAGATTTATTAGCCGTTTTTTTCGATGAAAGCCACGCTCGTTCAATTGGCTTGAACCCATTACGCCTAAAAATTATTTTCTTTACATTATTAAGTGCTTGTACTGTTGCTGCCTTACAAACAGTTGGTGCAATCCTTGTTATCGCAATGGTCGTCACCCCAGGGGCAACCGCCTATTTATTGACCGACCAGTTTAAACGTTTACTCATTATTTCAGTCACAATTGGCACCGTAACCAGTGCTGTTGGTGCTTATATCAGTTATTTCCTCAACGGTGCTACAGGTGGGTTAATTGTTACACTACAAACTATTATTTTCCTGTTGGCATTTTTCTTTGCACCTAAGCACGGTATTTTTGCCTCAAAACGTAATGCAAAAAAGGAAGTAGCTCGGCTGCATCAGTCACACCGACAAGGAGCTTCTCATGAGTGA
- a CDS encoding metal ABC transporter permease has protein sequence MSDFIDLLMAPFAFPFMQKALITAIVSGTVCAILSCFLVLKGWSLMGDAISHAVLPGIIIASLLGIPLAIGAFASGLFCAVATGYLKENSRIKEDTVMGIVFSGMFAIGLVMFAKIDTEQHLTHILFGDILGITDSEFKQILLFAGVTIAIILLKRKDFMLYCFDPNQARVIGLPVKLIHYGLLSLLALTIVASLQAVGIILVIAMLISPGIIAFVLCRSFGKMLIVAIIASVTSSVIGTILSFHINATTGPTIVVTQAVYFVIALLYSKLVLARKRNQTNPQSMHTA, from the coding sequence ATGAGTGATTTCATTGACTTACTGATGGCTCCGTTTGCTTTTCCTTTTATGCAAAAAGCATTGATTACCGCCATTGTTAGTGGGACCGTATGCGCTATCCTTTCTTGCTTTTTAGTATTGAAAGGTTGGTCATTGATGGGTGATGCAATTTCCCATGCCGTTCTGCCGGGGATCATTATTGCTTCTTTACTCGGTATCCCATTGGCGATAGGGGCCTTCGCATCTGGCTTATTCTGCGCTGTCGCGACAGGGTATTTAAAAGAAAATAGTCGGATAAAAGAAGACACCGTCATGGGGATTGTGTTTTCTGGGATGTTTGCTATCGGCTTGGTTATGTTTGCTAAAATAGATACCGAACAACACCTTACACATATTTTATTTGGTGATATTTTAGGGATCACGGATAGCGAGTTTAAGCAAATATTGCTATTTGCAGGGGTCACTATTGCAATTATCTTACTGAAACGTAAAGATTTTATGCTCTATTGTTTTGACCCAAACCAAGCCCGTGTGATTGGCCTCCCCGTCAAGCTGATACATTATGGTTTACTGTCTTTACTTGCATTAACCATTGTCGCTTCACTGCAAGCGGTTGGGATCATTTTAGTTATTGCCATGCTGATCTCCCCGGGAATTATTGCATTTGTCCTATGCCGGAGCTTCGGCAAAATGCTCATCGTCGCTATCATCGCTTCTGTAACATCAAGTGTTATTGGAACCATCTTGAGTTTTCACATTAATGCGACGACTGGGCCAACCATTGTTGTTACGCAAGCGGTTTACTTTGTAATAGCCCTGCTCTATAGCAAGCTAGTACTGGCACGTAAAAGAAATCAGACTAACCCACAAAGTATGCATACCGCATAA
- a CDS encoding AAA domain-containing protein, protein MTMIRFCPHCQTERPLTEIFCAGQIKTPQGDNQFCGWDLTLEDIHETGWRPIDEHNTSMESPKLSIDENNQNNQIIEQRVCVNGHSMDEGDFICLECGADAALELSNIEEQSQRLIGNWRLERRINQNDSPRERYLVTHIENDKNGVLTLYQKGEEPDPTIYQVLQLIPTDHVPEFYETGRWENRAWHVTELLEGGSLSQFVQQGEFWQLHEIPKLVEEMGQAIAAFTEHGLRHRNLCPANLLIRSREPLDIVVIEYGSASLSEFDLDIVTPLDISRYSAPETLAGGVSAASDWWSLGVILLEQLTQGQCFAQVHDNAFLIQVMTNGVDFPDDLDPNLQLLLRGLLCRDRFLRWQWPQVSAWLEGKAVQAPKSAIAGSPTQYHQVQFAGQQFSQPDTFAMVAGEQAHWDGAVQFLLRGELTSWLAKFDNSQEQLKQLQAFLDSPKTLDGALQSEINQDIKLTLALKILNPNMPFIYRGEIITPAWLLEQPILAYALISEPLTQHIQNIDPQHWLVQLYHRQCLVRQRAEQLNILLNEESLKLYLLITSISQLAARWELLHSQFPDSHNESLQALLDRQNLQEIDYILLLSADIGQFVSLTALVEQSFELAKHNDIHNFDSEIAKNQLLLPRGELYQLINHRVSDFKRIGIPELDGWVDDFLLMRRLPLVKILVLLAIPFEHWQVPESQKYVLEVLRFFTQKLTSVTQRGNLVRMRLTQNTGRVDLMECDSPVRPASALLEHLLNRKKSTVTIDSDLLLQHKGVNGRLRILQSDTQLYQRDTGIDGMYLGFPFLLLHTQPNQIKPRIAPLFLWPVSLRTSLAQNSPIQLSFDHERAAIRLNPALASFAGIPPVSEWQTILDNLLSKAGLTIEDMMETLTSLLPIQSTELAPLPSITTSIAENSAQICCSAVLFHTSFIGQAMSSDLQQIAGLPISQTALATMLKVSPLNSTSETQPDNLLNQYALSLADPSQEQVVQAVQANTGLLIEGPPGTGKSQTIVSLIADAIGRQQTVLVVCQKPAALEVVYKRLIANGLGDRALYISQSQKGREIILAVREQIEQLWGQEKSQLVELDWQGERIHLVNRVQLFEQKIDRYFHSLNNIDEKFQVSYKQVLSQLIELEKLPHFDIDEQHIKPLLAQFDSHTIEQLTDDLKSHAYTWWQLDYENNALKALSQFTVNDPQYLLFNQSIMGLIDTEKQRDEAYKTPYQQITLTQLSTHEQWLSQHEAQFNQLTAEQWQDFSRWLTLFSSETGNLVINQLELLYQRLLSINEENIDPLLFPVFRGIDNDHLAQLSRALMETMQRSWLRFLNPYYYRRQNQLQSFMAASGLAPTTEKQTSVLNTIAVEQQWRLLERELQPLYQQLGLELQPNHLWRSTLQPLVMQLKRVADMAELLAQYPEPLHFIDAITQQQKAGFIHQCHEVRAAIAKLRAKTESLNQLSRLDSVFSSETVERFKMAIVNGESNTTELVLIAQQKENLQRYQSFREETQHFTEQHWGILTLLKPAIGQLIATEGGTTQWRDQLIQTINYYFCLFTKAQLQATLPALSTNHGQLMSDLAELENAQKQLQQFNKLALTTNIDIKTLGNRREWEEITRLAGPRARRLREFIQEGRDIGLMQLRPVWLMTPDVASQVLPLEGAMFDSVIYDEASQMPIEFALSTLFRAKQAIVSGDEKQMPPSKFFTGKQIEDDIDEEDDDQQELAGEQWDYRQISDCPDLLHLARTVLPIHTLDIHYRSAYRELINFSNFAFYENRLNIPAQFSSKMVSKIKPLQLIQVNGTYVNQSNEAEAVAIVDHLASMWQRPFEQRPSVGVVTFNQKQATLINQIIQLRAAQDEDFLQAYTQENQRTHNDEDMSFFVKNVENVQGDERDVILFSTTFGRNAQGTFRRNFGVLGQTGGERRLNVAITRARQQVVIMSSMPIDEISDLLATYRKPEIPRDYLQGYLAYALNACNPLMQKENKKLLSRMCHTQSAVDNETLPQNAFVDSVMSFIRQSGWQVTTASQNGVFHFDGIVEDRTSGRLLIGIECDIPSHPLLKTARSRELWRSAVLARVIPARYRVSIIEWYQNRDLAQQQLHDAISQALLTSSLSQIESQNPQEGAL, encoded by the coding sequence ATGACCATGATACGTTTTTGCCCACATTGCCAAACAGAGCGACCGTTAACTGAAATTTTTTGTGCTGGGCAAATTAAAACACCACAAGGAGATAATCAGTTTTGTGGCTGGGATTTAACCCTTGAAGATATTCATGAAACGGGTTGGCGCCCCATTGATGAGCACAATACCTCGATGGAGAGCCCAAAACTCAGTATTGATGAGAATAATCAAAATAACCAAATTATTGAACAAAGAGTTTGTGTGAATGGGCATTCCATGGATGAGGGGGATTTTATCTGCCTTGAGTGTGGGGCGGATGCAGCTCTTGAACTAAGCAATATTGAGGAGCAATCTCAACGACTGATTGGCAATTGGCGGCTTGAACGACGTATTAACCAAAACGATAGCCCACGTGAACGTTATTTAGTCACACATATTGAAAACGACAAAAATGGTGTGCTTACCTTATATCAAAAAGGTGAAGAACCTGACCCTACGATTTATCAAGTACTTCAATTGATCCCAACAGACCATGTGCCTGAGTTTTATGAAACGGGACGCTGGGAAAACCGCGCTTGGCATGTGACTGAATTATTGGAAGGTGGCTCACTGAGCCAATTTGTTCAGCAAGGGGAATTTTGGCAGTTACATGAAATTCCCAAATTGGTTGAAGAAATGGGGCAAGCGATAGCGGCATTTACTGAGCATGGCTTACGTCATCGCAATCTATGTCCCGCTAATTTATTGATCCGCAGCCGCGAGCCTTTAGATATTGTGGTAATTGAATATGGCTCTGCGAGTTTGTCTGAATTTGACCTTGATATCGTAACACCCTTAGATATTTCCCGTTATAGCGCACCAGAAACCTTAGCAGGCGGTGTGAGCGCCGCATCAGACTGGTGGAGTCTTGGGGTTATTTTATTAGAACAACTGACCCAAGGGCAGTGTTTTGCTCAAGTTCATGATAATGCGTTCTTAATCCAAGTCATGACTAATGGCGTTGATTTTCCTGATGATTTAGACCCCAACTTACAACTATTATTGCGCGGGTTATTGTGCCGGGATCGTTTTTTACGTTGGCAATGGCCGCAGGTGTCAGCATGGCTAGAGGGGAAAGCGGTCCAAGCACCGAAAAGTGCGATAGCAGGCTCGCCAACTCAATACCATCAAGTCCAGTTTGCCGGTCAGCAATTTTCTCAGCCAGATACTTTTGCCATGGTTGCTGGTGAACAAGCTCATTGGGATGGTGCAGTCCAATTTTTGCTACGCGGGGAATTAACGTCGTGGTTAGCAAAGTTTGATAATAGTCAGGAACAACTCAAACAACTTCAGGCTTTTTTAGATAGCCCAAAAACGCTAGATGGAGCCTTACAAAGTGAAATTAATCAAGATATTAAACTCACTTTAGCTTTAAAAATCCTAAACCCGAATATGCCATTTATTTACCGTGGTGAAATCATCACACCAGCTTGGTTATTAGAACAGCCTATTCTTGCTTACGCACTAATTAGTGAGCCATTAACTCAACATATTCAGAATATCGACCCACAACATTGGTTAGTGCAGCTCTACCACCGCCAATGTTTAGTACGCCAACGTGCTGAACAGTTGAATATATTACTCAATGAAGAAAGCTTGAAACTGTATTTGTTAATCACGTCAATAAGCCAGCTCGCTGCGCGTTGGGAATTACTGCATAGCCAATTTCCTGACTCACATAATGAAAGCCTACAAGCCTTATTAGATAGACAAAATCTGCAAGAAATTGATTATATTTTATTGCTAAGTGCCGATATTGGGCAATTTGTTTCACTGACTGCATTAGTCGAGCAATCTTTTGAATTAGCAAAACACAATGATATCCACAATTTTGATAGCGAAATAGCCAAAAACCAACTTTTGTTACCAAGAGGGGAACTATACCAGCTCATTAACCACCGAGTCAGTGATTTCAAACGTATAGGGATCCCTGAATTAGATGGTTGGGTTGATGACTTTTTATTAATGCGTCGCTTGCCGTTAGTCAAAATCCTCGTATTGCTGGCTATTCCATTCGAACACTGGCAAGTACCCGAATCACAAAAATATGTTCTTGAAGTTCTAAGGTTTTTTACACAAAAGCTCACGTCAGTGACACAACGTGGAAACCTGGTACGTATGCGTTTAACGCAAAATACTGGGCGAGTCGATTTAATGGAATGCGATAGCCCCGTTCGCCCTGCAAGTGCATTACTTGAACATTTATTGAACCGCAAAAAAAGCACGGTTACCATTGATAGTGATTTGCTATTACAGCATAAAGGCGTCAATGGCCGATTACGGATCCTACAATCAGATACGCAGTTATATCAACGGGATACAGGTATTGATGGCATGTACCTTGGTTTCCCATTCTTATTATTGCACACACAGCCGAATCAAATTAAACCACGAATTGCACCTTTATTTTTATGGCCCGTTTCATTACGGACTTCTTTAGCTCAAAACAGCCCTATACAGCTTAGTTTTGATCATGAGAGGGCGGCAATACGCTTAAATCCAGCACTGGCAAGCTTTGCGGGGATACCTCCGGTGAGTGAGTGGCAAACAATATTAGATAATTTATTATCTAAAGCAGGTTTAACCATTGAAGATATGATGGAGACACTTACGTCTTTATTACCGATACAAAGTACAGAACTCGCGCCACTTCCGTCGATCACTACTTCAATTGCAGAGAATAGTGCACAAATCTGTTGTTCAGCGGTACTCTTCCATACCTCGTTTATTGGACAGGCGATGAGTAGCGATTTACAGCAAATTGCTGGGCTACCTATTTCCCAAACAGCCTTAGCGACAATGCTAAAAGTCTCACCGCTCAATAGCACGAGTGAAACACAGCCAGATAATTTACTTAATCAGTATGCATTGTCATTGGCAGACCCATCACAAGAACAAGTTGTTCAAGCTGTACAAGCTAACACGGGGCTGCTGATTGAGGGGCCGCCAGGGACAGGGAAAAGCCAAACCATCGTGAGTTTGATTGCAGATGCGATAGGGCGTCAGCAAACCGTTTTAGTGGTGTGTCAAAAACCTGCTGCACTAGAAGTAGTCTATAAGCGTTTGATTGCTAATGGATTAGGGGATAGAGCACTATATATCAGCCAAAGCCAAAAAGGCCGTGAGATTATTTTGGCGGTGAGAGAACAAATTGAGCAACTTTGGGGACAAGAAAAAAGCCAGCTCGTTGAGCTTGATTGGCAGGGAGAGAGAATTCATCTTGTAAATCGCGTTCAGCTATTTGAACAAAAAATAGATAGGTATTTTCACTCACTCAATAATATCGACGAAAAGTTTCAAGTTTCTTATAAACAAGTATTAAGCCAATTGATTGAACTTGAAAAGCTTCCTCATTTTGATATTGATGAACAGCACATTAAGCCTTTATTAGCGCAATTTGATAGCCATACGATTGAGCAACTAACGGATGATTTGAAGTCACATGCGTATACTTGGTGGCAATTGGATTATGAAAATAATGCACTAAAAGCCTTATCGCAGTTTACGGTGAATGACCCTCAATATTTATTGTTTAATCAATCTATTATGGGATTGATCGATACTGAAAAGCAACGTGATGAAGCTTATAAAACGCCATATCAGCAAATTACGTTGACTCAATTATCGACTCATGAGCAATGGTTATCACAGCATGAAGCACAATTTAACCAATTAACGGCTGAACAATGGCAGGATTTCTCCCGTTGGTTAACGCTATTTAGCAGTGAAACGGGAAATTTAGTTATTAACCAACTTGAGCTGTTGTATCAGCGTTTATTATCGATTAATGAAGAAAATATCGACCCGTTATTATTCCCTGTGTTTAGGGGGATTGATAATGACCATCTTGCCCAATTATCGCGAGCATTGATGGAAACAATGCAAAGGTCATGGTTACGTTTCTTGAACCCGTATTACTACCGTCGGCAAAACCAATTGCAGTCATTTATGGCGGCTAGTGGCTTAGCGCCTACGACTGAAAAACAGACGTCAGTGCTTAATACCATTGCCGTTGAACAACAATGGCGTTTACTTGAAAGGGAATTACAACCATTATATCAACAGCTTGGTCTTGAGCTTCAGCCAAACCACCTGTGGCGTAGCACATTGCAACCGTTGGTCATGCAATTAAAACGAGTGGCAGATATGGCTGAGCTTCTCGCTCAGTACCCTGAGCCTTTGCATTTTATAGACGCGATTACTCAGCAACAAAAAGCCGGGTTTATCCATCAATGTCATGAAGTCAGGGCGGCAATAGCTAAGTTACGTGCAAAAACGGAAAGCTTAAACCAATTAAGTCGGCTAGATAGCGTATTTTCATCAGAAACCGTTGAACGGTTTAAGATGGCCATCGTAAACGGTGAGTCAAATACGACTGAACTGGTGCTGATAGCGCAACAGAAAGAAAATTTACAGCGTTACCAATCGTTTCGGGAAGAAACACAACATTTTACCGAGCAGCATTGGGGGATCTTAACGCTATTAAAACCGGCTATTGGACAACTTATCGCAACTGAAGGGGGCACAACGCAATGGAGAGATCAATTAATTCAAACAATTAACTATTATTTCTGTCTGTTTACTAAAGCTCAATTGCAGGCAACATTGCCTGCATTAAGTACTAATCACGGCCAGCTGATGTCAGACCTAGCTGAACTAGAAAATGCTCAAAAACAATTACAACAATTCAATAAATTGGCATTGACGACCAATATAGATATCAAAACGTTAGGGAACCGCCGAGAATGGGAAGAAATTACTCGTTTAGCAGGGCCAAGAGCGCGACGTTTAAGGGAATTTATACAAGAAGGTCGAGATATTGGGTTAATGCAACTACGGCCGGTTTGGTTGATGACACCCGATGTAGCGAGCCAGGTGCTCCCTCTTGAAGGTGCCATGTTTGACAGTGTGATTTATGATGAAGCTTCACAGATGCCGATTGAATTTGCCTTATCGACTTTATTTAGAGCCAAACAGGCCATTGTTAGTGGCGATGAAAAGCAAATGCCACCTTCAAAATTTTTCACAGGCAAGCAAATTGAAGACGATATTGATGAAGAAGACGATGACCAACAAGAATTGGCAGGAGAGCAATGGGATTACCGGCAAATTAGTGATTGCCCGGATTTATTACATTTAGCACGTACAGTGTTGCCTATTCATACATTGGATATTCATTACCGTTCTGCTTATCGAGAGCTGATTAATTTCTCCAATTTTGCTTTCTACGAAAATAGGCTTAATATTCCAGCGCAGTTTTCTTCTAAAATGGTCAGCAAAATTAAGCCATTACAGCTTATTCAAGTCAATGGTACATATGTTAACCAAAGCAATGAAGCTGAAGCAGTCGCTATCGTGGATCATTTAGCTTCAATGTGGCAACGGCCTTTCGAACAACGACCCTCTGTGGGGGTAGTCACGTTTAACCAAAAGCAAGCAACATTAATTAATCAAATAATTCAATTACGTGCAGCACAGGATGAAGATTTTCTTCAGGCGTATACGCAGGAAAACCAACGCACTCACAATGACGAAGATATGTCATTTTTTGTGAAAAATGTGGAAAATGTGCAAGGTGATGAACGCGATGTGATTTTATTTTCTACCACATTTGGTCGCAATGCGCAGGGGACATTCAGGCGTAACTTCGGGGTATTAGGGCAAACTGGTGGTGAACGGCGTTTAAATGTCGCCATCACTCGTGCTCGTCAGCAAGTCGTAATAATGTCATCAATGCCAATAGATGAAATTTCTGATTTACTAGCCACTTACCGCAAACCGGAAATTCCAAGAGATTATTTACAAGGTTATCTGGCTTATGCGTTAAATGCGTGTAACCCATTAATGCAAAAAGAAAATAAAAAATTACTTAGTCGCATGTGTCATACACAGTCAGCGGTTGATAACGAAACGCTCCCGCAAAATGCGTTTGTCGATTCGGTAATGAGTTTTATTCGACAAAGTGGCTGGCAGGTGACCACCGCAAGCCAAAATGGGGTATTCCATTTTGATGGCATTGTTGAGGACCGAACCAGTGGCCGTTTGCTCATCGGTATTGAATGCGACATACCATCACACCCACTATTAAAAACAGCGCGTTCTAGGGAGCTATGGCGCAGTGCTGTTCTGGCACGAGTGATACCAGCACGCTACCGGGTTTCTATTATCGAATGGTATCAAAATCGTGATTTGGCACAGCAACAACTGCATGATGCCATTTCTCAGGCTTTATTAACCTCATCCCTCTCTCAAATAGAGAGCCAAAATCCGCAAGAAGGTGCGTTATGA